A part of Papilio machaon chromosome 11, ilPapMach1.1, whole genome shotgun sequence genomic DNA contains:
- the LOC106709720 gene encoding LYR motif-containing protein 2: protein MTSKLPKTTLNLKQFLLRQEVLKLYRDIFRTLRKISDENTRSELKEWARSDFRNNKRHTDETAIKSMLYYGRKSLKDLEKSLALSKS, encoded by the exons ATGACATCAAAACTGCCGAAAACGACTCTTAATTTGAAACAG TTTCTTCTGAGACAAGaagtgttaaaattatatagagACATATTTAGAACATTACGAAAAATATCAGATGAAAACACACGTTCGGAACTTAAGGAATGGGCTAGGAGTGACTTCAGAAATAACAAGCGTCATACAGATGAGACAGCTATCAAAAGTATGTTATATTATGGAAGAAAATCATTGAAAGATTTAGAAAAGTCTTTGGCATTGAGTAAAAGTTGA